A genomic stretch from Vibrio coralliilyticus includes:
- a CDS encoding type II toxin-antitoxin system Phd/YefM family antitoxin, which yields MHTLTANDAKRNFGELLLSAQREPVKISKNSKDAVVVMSIKDYEELEAMKTDYLRHCFESAKQDLVQGNVVDGEDFLNAL from the coding sequence ATGCACACATTAACAGCAAATGATGCCAAACGTAATTTTGGTGAGTTACTTCTGAGCGCTCAACGTGAGCCAGTGAAAATTAGCAAAAATAGCAAAGATGCCGTAGTAGTTATGTCGATTAAGGACTATGAAGAGCTGGAAGCAATGAAAACTGATTACCTGAGACATTGTTTCGAGTCAGCTAAGCAAGACTTGGTACAAGGCAATGTGGTTGATGGTGAAGACTTTTTAAACGCCTTATAA